From one Halothece sp. PCC 7418 genomic stretch:
- a CDS encoding fumarylacetoacetate hydrolase family protein translates to MVQRYVRVKTTQAQTYYGLLQLDRSVQVLDAPSWLGGQPTDLKLEPETYELLAPCAPTKVIAVGKNYQQHAAEMGGEVPTEPLIFLKPPTAVTAHLKPIYYPQLSQRVDYEGELAIVMGERTRNCTPEEARTKIWGYTIANDVTARDLQRKDGQWTRAKGFDTFCPLGPWIVRDLSAGATLQTFINDETEPRQSALLTEMVFPIEKLISYISQVMTLVPGDVVLTGTPKGIGSMQIGDRVRIEIEGIGALENHVLSPEKSKNPS, encoded by the coding sequence ATGGTGCAACGCTACGTCCGAGTTAAAACGACCCAAGCCCAAACTTACTACGGACTGTTACAGCTTGATCGCAGTGTCCAAGTCTTAGACGCTCCCTCTTGGTTGGGAGGACAACCAACAGATTTAAAGCTAGAACCAGAAACTTATGAACTCCTCGCCCCCTGCGCCCCAACCAAAGTCATTGCAGTGGGAAAAAACTATCAGCAACACGCAGCAGAAATGGGGGGAGAAGTCCCCACAGAACCGTTAATTTTTCTCAAACCTCCCACGGCGGTTACCGCGCATCTCAAGCCTATTTACTACCCTCAATTAAGTCAGCGCGTGGATTATGAAGGAGAACTCGCGATCGTCATGGGAGAACGAACCCGTAACTGTACCCCAGAAGAAGCCAGAACAAAAATTTGGGGTTATACCATTGCTAATGATGTTACCGCACGGGATTTACAGAGGAAAGACGGTCAGTGGACTCGCGCCAAAGGCTTTGATACCTTTTGTCCCCTGGGCCCTTGGATTGTTAGGGATTTAAGTGCAGGCGCAACCCTACAAACGTTTATTAATGACGAAACCGAACCCAGACAATCGGCTTTATTAACAGAAATGGTATTTCCCATTGAGAAATTAATCTCTTATATTTCTCAGGTGATGACGTTAGTTCCGGGAGATGTCGTTCTCACCGGAACCCCGAAAGGAATTGGATCGATGCAAATTGGCGATCGCGTTCGGATTGAAATCGAAGGCATTGGCGCGTTAGAAAACCATGTTCTCAGTCCCGAAAAAAGCAAAAATCCTTCATAA
- a CDS encoding type IV pilus secretin family protein: MKYYSQQIGILFGATAILVAQPFAREALAQMQQVQSQPTEEGFALTFDTNSSSRPQIFTIQRDNILVVDLTDTQLTLGNGEPMQKSNPFPGVEFLEIAQSQGNNVRVIVRGTNDAPDATIQSFANGEVTLSFAVEGGGGSAVSTRQSPQSEQTFSQASPANPSSSSSQAQPEVMFPDPEITVDGKPTSNRQIQRPSPGLQPTRPRAIAPPVGDIAVSTIDSSPNLVDLGTNTRVPRLVLREAPVREVLSLLARSANVNLVFADQGGEGDNPAQQTISVDLENEPVQAAFNSILQLSGLQANRRGNTIFVGANLPQAVRNVMTRTLRLNQVSVDAASGFLATQGAEVQQVVTPVEQEFNQETGALVRERELPSELRPLTVNQPEGSTGALLLRGMSVSTDERLNAITLVGEPRKIATAVDLLKQLDARRRQVAVNVKIIDINLNNTEDFSSSFSFGINDSFFVNDGGAAAISFGGSAPPSRSTVTQSRVSPPVIPNPFADANTFLDFNETQFIPSTDPGVVEIDTRTGQLTETPRGGIDFFTRNAGVSENPFEAGFTEVTLAENQVITISEDDEGNLQFDVAEGTIGDATAGLPSLFQFPSDFLGVLEAQITSGNAKILTDPTLLVKEGQTAGVNLVQEVFAGSEVQFREVGEESIQVEVPVIKEAGLTLNVDVQRIDDNGFITLNVNPTVSAPSGSADTGFGEITLLNKRELNSGEIRLRDGQTLILAGIIQDEDRTTVSKVPILGDLPIIGSLFRSTNRDNIRREVIVLLTPNILDDSLGSSGYGSNYQLSPSAREMLQQQGYPIPQQGR; encoded by the coding sequence GTGAAATATTATTCGCAGCAAATCGGTATTTTATTCGGCGCAACCGCAATCTTAGTGGCCCAACCTTTCGCCCGAGAAGCCTTGGCACAAATGCAACAGGTACAATCCCAACCCACTGAAGAAGGATTTGCCTTAACGTTTGATACCAACAGTTCTAGCCGTCCCCAGATTTTTACGATTCAACGTGATAATATTCTCGTTGTTGATTTAACCGACACGCAGTTAACTCTTGGTAACGGTGAACCAATGCAGAAAAGCAATCCTTTTCCAGGAGTAGAATTTTTAGAGATTGCTCAAAGCCAAGGAAATAATGTGCGGGTGATCGTTCGTGGAACTAATGATGCCCCAGATGCAACCATTCAATCCTTCGCCAACGGTGAGGTGACCCTCAGTTTTGCCGTGGAAGGGGGAGGCGGTTCTGCTGTTAGCACAAGACAGTCACCTCAATCAGAACAAACCTTTTCTCAAGCCTCTCCAGCAAATCCCAGTTCATCTTCTTCTCAAGCACAACCAGAGGTGATGTTTCCTGATCCTGAGATTACCGTAGATGGCAAACCCACAAGCAATCGGCAAATCCAACGCCCTTCTCCTGGGTTACAACCGACACGCCCGCGAGCGATTGCCCCACCAGTGGGGGATATTGCTGTTTCTACGATTGATTCTTCTCCGAATCTGGTCGATTTAGGAACGAATACGAGAGTCCCTCGTTTGGTTTTGCGGGAAGCACCAGTGCGAGAAGTGTTATCTTTACTAGCGCGATCGGCGAATGTGAACCTTGTGTTTGCCGATCAAGGAGGAGAAGGAGATAATCCCGCTCAACAGACGATTTCTGTGGATTTGGAAAACGAACCCGTACAAGCTGCCTTTAACTCCATTCTGCAACTGTCTGGACTGCAAGCTAACCGACGGGGAAATACCATTTTTGTCGGGGCGAACCTTCCGCAAGCAGTACGGAATGTTATGACTCGAACCTTACGCTTAAACCAAGTCAGTGTTGATGCTGCCTCTGGTTTCCTCGCCACACAAGGGGCGGAAGTGCAACAAGTTGTTACTCCAGTTGAACAAGAATTTAACCAAGAAACGGGCGCATTAGTTCGGGAAAGAGAACTGCCCTCAGAACTAAGACCATTAACCGTGAATCAACCCGAAGGTTCCACGGGGGCTTTACTATTACGGGGAATGTCGGTTTCTACCGATGAACGTTTAAATGCCATTACCCTAGTTGGGGAACCCCGCAAAATTGCTACAGCCGTTGATTTACTCAAACAGTTAGATGCCCGTCGTCGTCAAGTTGCGGTCAATGTCAAGATTATTGACATTAATCTGAATAATACTGAAGACTTTAGTTCCAGTTTTTCCTTTGGGATTAATGATAGCTTTTTCGTCAATGATGGTGGAGCAGCTGCGATCAGTTTTGGCGGAAGTGCACCACCGAGTCGTTCTACCGTCACCCAAAGTCGCGTTTCTCCCCCTGTGATTCCTAATCCCTTTGCTGATGCTAATACGTTCCTTGATTTTAATGAAACCCAATTTATTCCGTCAACCGATCCAGGAGTCGTAGAAATTGATACCAGAACTGGTCAACTGACGGAAACCCCTCGGGGAGGGATTGATTTCTTTACGCGCAATGCGGGAGTGTCTGAAAATCCCTTTGAAGCAGGTTTTACTGAGGTTACCCTAGCAGAAAACCAAGTGATAACAATTTCTGAAGATGATGAAGGCAATCTTCAATTTGATGTCGCAGAAGGAACAATAGGAGATGCGACTGCGGGTTTACCCAGTCTCTTTCAATTCCCTAGTGATTTTCTAGGGGTACTCGAAGCTCAAATCACAAGCGGTAATGCGAAAATTTTAACCGATCCCACCCTTTTGGTGAAAGAAGGGCAAACGGCTGGGGTGAATCTGGTGCAAGAAGTCTTTGCTGGAAGTGAAGTTCAGTTTCGGGAAGTGGGTGAAGAAAGTATTCAGGTTGAAGTTCCTGTGATTAAAGAAGCAGGATTAACGCTCAATGTTGATGTGCAACGGATTGATGATAATGGCTTTATTACCCTCAATGTTAATCCCACTGTTTCTGCACCATCGGGTTCAGCTGACACGGGATTTGGTGAAATTACATTGCTGAATAAACGTGAGCTTAATTCTGGAGAAATTCGCTTACGAGATGGTCAAACGCTGATTCTTGCAGGGATTATTCAAGATGAAGATCGAACCACTGTTAGTAAAGTGCCTATTCTGGGTGATCTTCCCATTATTGGTTCTTTGTTCAGAAGCACCAACAGAGACAACATTCGTCGAGAAGTGATTGTTTTACTCACACCCAATATTCTTGATGACTCTTTAGGGAGCAGTGGCTACGGTAGCAATTATCAACTCAGTCCTAGTGCGAGAGAAATGTTGCAACAACAAGGTTATCCGATTCCACAACAAGGACGTTAG
- a CDS encoding RNA-guided endonuclease TnpB family protein, protein MAKQTLTLKLPFYQLNQVKASEFERLTALNTQVANDLLRFSKKERRELTSASFSHLELGSMWINQTIRNTNAKTKAKRFKRMWLEVNNQGYKITKSGELYTVSFNLYRGRKKRIPLEVHSSSQAKVLDKAILGQVKLGSLKICKSKKGVWYVLISVSMDVPEPNQVKGWIGVDRGQNNLAVAALPKSFGKFWKAGRVKKLRRKFQKTRKQLQEAKKLKKVKQLEQRERKIMTHINHIVSKQLVQLAQDYGMGLRFEDLSGIRQTSKQRKKTKSDASKNRDHWAFYQLEQFTRYKASLAGVPVESVPAPYTSKSDHRNGVIGKRNRHWFTGFDGYKCNADWNAAQNIGKWVGFSCPLNLQKTVSVMDAVDSKDGVDDSPPN, encoded by the coding sequence ATGGCTAAGCAAACACTAACTCTAAAACTTCCCTTCTATCAACTAAATCAGGTCAAAGCCAGCGAATTTGAGAGGCTAACCGCCCTCAACACGCAAGTGGCTAATGACCTGCTCAGGTTTAGCAAGAAGGAGCGCAGAGAGTTAACCAGTGCTAGCTTTAGCCATCTAGAACTTGGCTCAATGTGGATTAACCAAACCATCCGCAACACCAACGCTAAAACCAAAGCAAAGCGTTTTAAGCGGATGTGGCTAGAAGTCAACAACCAAGGTTACAAAATAACCAAGTCTGGAGAGTTATACACGGTTTCTTTTAACCTTTATCGAGGCAGAAAGAAACGCATCCCTCTAGAAGTCCATTCCTCCTCTCAGGCAAAAGTCCTAGACAAAGCCATATTGGGTCAGGTGAAACTAGGGAGCCTGAAGATATGCAAGTCTAAGAAGGGAGTTTGGTATGTCTTGATTAGTGTCTCAATGGACGTTCCTGAGCCGAATCAAGTTAAAGGTTGGATTGGAGTCGATAGAGGACAGAATAATCTCGCTGTAGCTGCATTACCCAAAAGTTTTGGTAAATTCTGGAAAGCAGGGCGCGTGAAGAAGCTCAGACGAAAGTTTCAAAAAACTCGCAAGCAATTACAAGAAGCCAAAAAGCTCAAAAAGGTCAAGCAGTTAGAGCAGCGAGAACGCAAAATTATGACCCACATTAACCACATTGTCTCTAAGCAACTGGTGCAGTTGGCTCAGGACTATGGAATGGGGTTACGATTTGAAGATTTATCAGGAATTAGACAGACCTCCAAGCAACGAAAGAAAACTAAGTCTGATGCTTCTAAAAACCGTGATCACTGGGCGTTCTATCAGCTAGAACAGTTTACCCGATATAAAGCAAGTCTGGCTGGAGTACCAGTCGAGTCGGTTCCTGCGCCTTATACAAGCAAGTCAGACCATCGCAATGGAGTGATTGGTAAACGGAACCGTCATTGGTTTACGGGTTTTGATGGTTATAAATGTAACGCTGATTGGAATGCAGCCCAGAATATCGGCAAATGGGTCGGATTCTCATGTCCTTTGAATCTTCAGAAAACCGTCTCTGTAATGGATGCGGTCGATTCTAAGGACGGGGTCGATGACAGTCCCCCAAACTAG
- a CDS encoding Tic20 family protein, with protein MAGRGNTEIQDRFFAALPYVLPLIYVLPFGNFLLQQFPILQVIYVPLRPVIQIYYGFPFAGLIIFFVLLFAVVRNENISHFIRFNTMQAILIDILLVLIRFATQILGAGLRAGGGLLIETFFNMIFIGTLAACIYAIVQSARGIYAEIPAISEAVAGQVR; from the coding sequence ATGGCGGGTCGTGGTAACACTGAAATTCAAGACCGATTTTTTGCTGCTTTGCCTTATGTTTTACCGTTAATTTATGTGCTACCGTTTGGTAATTTTTTGCTCCAGCAGTTTCCCATTCTACAAGTCATTTATGTCCCGCTGCGACCAGTTATTCAAATTTATTACGGCTTTCCCTTTGCGGGTCTGATTATTTTCTTTGTTTTGCTGTTTGCAGTGGTTAGAAATGAAAATATTAGCCATTTTATTCGGTTTAATACCATGCAAGCGATTTTAATTGATATTTTGCTGGTTTTAATTCGCTTTGCCACTCAAATTTTAGGGGCTGGTTTAAGAGCAGGTGGCGGATTATTAATTGAAACGTTTTTCAATATGATCTTTATTGGCACTTTAGCAGCTTGTATTTATGCCATTGTGCAATCAGCACGGGGGATTTACGCTGAAATTCCTGCGATTTCGGAAGCGGTGGCGGGACAAGTCCGTTAA
- the gyrB gene encoding DNA topoisomerase (ATP-hydrolyzing) subunit B, whose product MTNSYGAEQIQVLEGLEPVRKRPGMYIGSTGPRGLHHLVYEVVDNSIDEALAGYCTHIEIDLNADGSVTVTDNGRGIPVEVHSRTGKSALETVMTVLHAGGKFGGGGYKVSGGLHGVGVSVVNALSEWVEVTVRRENTAYKQRYARGIPTHELESEPDPSPETGTSLRFLPDTEIFTTGIEFDYNTLAGRLRELAYLNAGVRITFTDHRNPEQPRQETYCYEGGIKEYVGYIVGEKQPLHPDIIYVQGEKEGVQVEVALQWCVDAYSDNVLGFANNIRTVDGGTHLEGLKTVLTRTMNNVARKRNKLKENDSNLAGENIREGLTAVISVKVPEPEFEGQTKTKLGNTEVRGIVDSLVGETLTEFLDFNPNVADAIIEKAVQAFKAAEAARRARELVRRKSVLESSPLPGKLADCSSRDPAESEIFIVEGDSAGGCFDGDTEVALADGRNVTFKQLVIEEAAGKQNFCYTIRKDGTVGLERIINARITKTNAEVVKVTLDNGETIICTPDHPFMLRDGSYKAASRLTPDDALMFDLTTESQRTQRIFERLSDGENLLTTTAVIDDKRRAVAVESFSETRDVYDIEVPHTHNFALASGVFVHNSAKQGRDRRFQAILPLRGKILNIEKTDDSKIYKNNEIQSLITALGLGVKGEEFDLSQLRYHRAVIMTDADVDGAHIRTLLLTFFYRYQRALIEQGYVYIACPPLYKVERGKQHYYCYSDREMQNLVREFPNNANYTLQRFKGLGEMMPLQLWETTMNPETRTLKRVEIEDAAEADRIFSVLMGDRVAPRREFIETYGPQLNLTDLDI is encoded by the coding sequence ATGACAAACAGTTACGGTGCTGAACAGATACAAGTTCTTGAAGGTCTAGAGCCAGTTCGTAAACGCCCTGGAATGTATATTGGCTCAACTGGACCGCGAGGACTGCATCATCTGGTTTACGAGGTGGTGGATAATTCCATTGATGAAGCCCTTGCTGGCTACTGCACCCATATCGAAATCGATCTTAACGCAGATGGCTCAGTTACTGTAACTGATAATGGACGTGGCATTCCAGTAGAAGTCCATTCCCGCACGGGTAAATCAGCATTAGAAACCGTAATGACCGTTCTCCATGCGGGCGGTAAATTTGGAGGCGGAGGCTATAAAGTTTCTGGCGGACTGCATGGGGTTGGGGTTTCTGTGGTTAATGCCCTTTCCGAATGGGTCGAAGTGACAGTCCGACGGGAAAACACCGCCTATAAGCAACGCTACGCACGGGGGATTCCCACTCATGAGTTAGAAAGCGAACCCGATCCGAGCCCAGAAACGGGAACATCACTGCGCTTTCTTCCTGATACAGAAATTTTTACAACAGGGATTGAATTTGACTATAACACCCTTGCGGGACGACTGCGAGAACTCGCCTATCTCAACGCTGGGGTGAGAATCACCTTTACTGACCACCGTAACCCAGAACAGCCACGTCAGGAAACCTACTGCTATGAAGGGGGAATTAAGGAATACGTCGGTTACATCGTCGGTGAAAAACAGCCCCTTCACCCTGACATTATCTACGTGCAAGGGGAAAAAGAAGGGGTACAAGTGGAAGTCGCCCTGCAATGGTGTGTGGATGCCTATAGTGATAATGTTTTAGGCTTTGCTAATAATATCCGCACCGTTGACGGGGGAACGCATCTGGAGGGGTTGAAGACCGTTTTAACCCGCACCATGAATAATGTCGCCCGAAAGCGCAACAAACTTAAAGAAAACGATTCTAATCTGGCGGGGGAAAATATCCGAGAAGGGTTAACCGCCGTGATTTCCGTAAAAGTTCCAGAACCCGAATTTGAAGGGCAAACCAAGACGAAGTTAGGGAACACTGAAGTGAGAGGGATTGTTGACTCTTTAGTGGGAGAAACCCTCACCGAGTTTTTAGATTTTAATCCCAATGTTGCCGATGCGATTATTGAAAAAGCTGTACAAGCCTTCAAAGCAGCCGAAGCAGCCCGTCGCGCCAGAGAGTTAGTCCGTCGCAAATCGGTTTTAGAATCTTCTCCCCTTCCTGGGAAATTAGCTGATTGCAGTTCCCGCGATCCCGCAGAGTCGGAAATCTTTATTGTGGAAGGCGATAGTGCAGGCGGTTGTTTTGATGGTGATACAGAAGTTGCTTTAGCAGATGGACGGAATGTCACATTTAAGCAACTGGTTATAGAAGAAGCAGCCGGAAAACAAAACTTCTGTTACACGATCCGTAAAGATGGCACAGTTGGGCTAGAAAGAATTATTAACGCTCGGATTACTAAAACAAATGCTGAAGTCGTTAAAGTCACTCTCGATAATGGAGAAACGATCATTTGTACGCCAGACCATCCGTTTATGTTGCGTGATGGGAGTTATAAGGCTGCTTCACGGTTGACTCCTGATGATGCTTTGATGTTTGATTTAACCACAGAGTCACAGAGAACACAGAGAATTTTTGAACGGTTATCTGATGGAGAGAATCTTTTAACGACAACAGCAGTTATTGATGATAAGCGTCGCGCAGTCGCAGTAGAATCTTTCTCGGAAACTAGAGATGTCTATGACATTGAAGTTCCCCACACCCATAACTTTGCCCTCGCCAGTGGCGTTTTTGTTCATAACAGTGCTAAACAAGGTCGAGACAGACGATTTCAAGCGATTCTGCCCTTACGAGGTAAAATCCTGAACATTGAAAAAACCGATGACAGCAAAATTTATAAAAATAATGAGATTCAATCTCTCATTACTGCATTGGGCTTAGGGGTGAAAGGAGAAGAGTTTGATCTCTCGCAACTGCGTTACCATCGCGCAGTGATTATGACTGATGCTGATGTTGATGGAGCGCACATCAGAACCTTGTTATTAACCTTTTTCTATCGCTATCAACGGGCGCTCATTGAACAAGGCTATGTTTACATCGCTTGTCCGCCTCTCTATAAAGTAGAACGGGGAAAACAACATTACTATTGCTACAGCGATCGCGAGATGCAGAATTTAGTTAGAGAGTTCCCGAATAATGCTAACTATACCCTGCAACGGTTTAAGGGCTTAGGAGAAATGATGCCGTTGCAACTGTGGGAAACCACCATGAACCCCGAAACACGGACACTGAAGCGTGTGGAAATTGAAGATGCAGCGGAAGCCGATCGCATTTTCAGCGTCTTAATGGGCGATCGCGTTGCCCCCCGCCGAGAGTTCATTGAAACTTACGGTCCCCAACTCAATCTGACTGACTTGGATATTTGA
- the rdgB gene encoding RdgB/HAM1 family non-canonical purine NTP pyrophosphatase: protein MKQLIVATGNPGKLKEMQSYLRDLPCTLALKPPELDVEETGTTFMENARLKAKTVAQATGKCAIADDSGLAVAALNGAPGIYSARYAETDQERIARVLRELGDTPDRAAKFVCAVAIADPNGAIALEKEGICQGEILRAPRGNNGFGYDPIFYVPSVQQTFAEMTPDQKEKLSHRGQAFSALFPDILQ, encoded by the coding sequence ATGAAACAGTTAATTGTTGCCACGGGTAACCCAGGGAAACTCAAAGAAATGCAAAGTTATCTGCGGGACTTGCCCTGCACTCTTGCCCTCAAACCCCCAGAATTGGACGTAGAAGAGACGGGAACAACATTTATGGAAAATGCAAGGTTAAAAGCAAAAACCGTCGCTCAAGCTACTGGAAAATGCGCGATCGCGGATGATTCGGGCTTGGCTGTGGCAGCACTGAATGGCGCACCTGGCATTTATTCGGCACGTTATGCAGAGACGGATCAAGAACGGATTGCACGAGTGTTGAGAGAGTTAGGTGATACGCCAGATCGGGCTGCCAAATTTGTTTGTGCTGTTGCCATTGCTGACCCTAATGGCGCGATCGCGCTGGAAAAAGAAGGAATTTGTCAAGGAGAAATTCTCAGAGCCCCCCGAGGAAACAACGGCTTTGGCTACGACCCCATTTTTTATGTTCCCAGTGTCCAGCAAACCTTTGCTGAGATGACACCCGATCAGAAAGAAAAACTCAGTCATCGCGGTCAAGCCTTCTCCGCCTTATTTCCAGATATTCTACAATAG
- the pilM gene encoding type IV pilus assembly protein PilM, whose amino-acid sequence MELTPNQINVAQIRNTDRGYELEVLASKEVPEGVYSDGKIIDPPTLADLIQETLSENNIKAKSVAAAVPMRDSMLNLIPVPAELSEEELRDVVLNQEAGLYLPYPIEEVDLDYQKLGYFPDEDGIEKVQVLLISTRREVTDTYLDIFEQQVGLRMDALEINTVALIRTIREQLRQYPSQEAVVLVDIEFDNTELAIIVDGVPEFNRTIPIGTFQLQSALSRAMRLPPSRNIETLQEMTLPISDKEAKEETTPLNPGMNALQRVLGELTDEVRRSVDYYLNQSEGMEVVQMLLAGPGAGIGQIDAFFNQRLNIPTTQIDPVEALSLETEIDINNSQRPGLGTVLGLALKEI is encoded by the coding sequence ATTGAGCTAACCCCAAACCAAATTAATGTCGCTCAAATTCGTAATACAGATCGAGGGTATGAACTCGAAGTTCTAGCGAGTAAAGAAGTTCCCGAAGGGGTTTATTCCGATGGTAAAATCATCGATCCACCGACCTTAGCCGATTTAATTCAGGAGACCCTTTCTGAAAATAATATTAAGGCAAAAAGTGTGGCTGCTGCTGTGCCCATGCGGGATTCAATGCTGAACTTAATTCCCGTGCCAGCAGAACTTTCTGAGGAGGAACTGCGGGATGTGGTTCTTAATCAAGAAGCGGGGCTTTATTTACCCTATCCCATCGAAGAAGTAGATTTAGATTATCAGAAATTAGGGTACTTTCCCGATGAAGATGGCATTGAAAAAGTGCAAGTCTTGCTGATTTCCACGCGCCGTGAAGTCACGGATACTTATCTTGATATCTTTGAGCAACAAGTCGGTTTACGAATGGATGCTCTTGAAATTAACACGGTTGCTCTAATTCGCACGATTCGGGAACAATTACGACAGTATCCCTCTCAGGAAGCAGTGGTCTTGGTCGATATCGAATTTGACAATACAGAATTAGCCATTATTGTTGATGGTGTTCCAGAATTTAATCGCACCATTCCCATTGGAACTTTTCAGTTGCAAAGTGCCTTAAGCCGAGCGATGCGTTTGCCTCCCTCTCGCAATATTGAAACCTTACAAGAAATGACACTGCCCATTTCGGATAAAGAAGCGAAAGAAGAAACTACCCCTCTTAATCCAGGGATGAATGCTTTACAGCGTGTTTTAGGGGAATTGACGGATGAAGTTCGTCGCTCCGTTGATTATTATCTGAATCAAAGTGAGGGCATGGAAGTTGTACAAATGTTGTTAGCAGGTCCTGGGGCTGGCATTGGACAAATTGATGCCTTTTTTAACCAACGCTTAAATATTCCAACCACACAAATTGATCCCGTTGAGGCTTTATCGTTAGAAACAGAAATCGACATTAATAATTCACAACGTCCAGGTTTAGGAACAGTTTTAGGCTTAGCATTGAAGGAGATTTAA
- a CDS encoding type II secretion system protein produces MSQLVYIKKIIEYLQKGKNEEGFTLLELLIVIVIVGILSAVALPSLVAQADKARYTKARVQMDAMAKELKSHRLEKGYFPPDVYPNITPDGISYFPKTSDGVVPFDSEYDYESWEVNGNQCYIQITFFGKDGDRESPTNQEVYSEPGVYEYNSGDDILYVLGTYNQTCQSN; encoded by the coding sequence ATGAGTCAGTTAGTTTATATAAAAAAAATAATTGAATATCTTCAAAAGGGAAAAAATGAGGAAGGATTTACCTTACTTGAACTGTTAATTGTCATTGTTATTGTAGGAATTTTAAGTGCAGTAGCCCTCCCTTCTCTAGTCGCCCAAGCCGACAAAGCCCGTTATACCAAAGCGAGAGTTCAGATGGATGCAATGGCAAAAGAACTGAAATCTCATCGTCTTGAAAAAGGTTACTTTCCACCTGATGTTTATCCTAATATTACCCCTGACGGTATCAGTTATTTTCCTAAAACTTCTGATGGTGTGGTTCCCTTTGACTCTGAATATGACTACGAAAGTTGGGAGGTTAATGGAAATCAATGTTATATTCAAATTACATTTTTTGGTAAAGATGGCGATCGCGAAAGCCCCACCAATCAAGAAGTATATTCAGAACCAGGAGTTTATGAATATAACTCAGGAGATGATATTTTATATGTATTAGGAACTTATAATCAAACTTGTCAATCAAACTAA
- a CDS encoding PilN domain-containing protein produces MYSLDVNFLRERRKREEPAKVTEDQGTQSLPSLEGNLPLIIGAVVGLAVPATVGGFWYLTNLQKAQVQREITTLEQEFSQLQSQQQQVTQKQEELAQAESNLTALANIFNKVKPLSAILEDVRDRAPDNVQINNLQQSESQGTIAFNLQGVGESYEAVNYFALTLQRSPLVQAKTVNLETAAQGNYNLELTGDLPPIVGELSPQPIVNYTLSFQLNDQSASELLPVLQEQGAIGLVTRIRTLEQKGIVQ; encoded by the coding sequence ATGTATAGTTTAGATGTCAATTTTTTAAGAGAGCGTCGAAAAAGAGAAGAACCCGCAAAAGTAACCGAAGATCAAGGAACTCAATCTTTACCAAGTTTAGAGGGAAATTTACCACTGATTATTGGTGCAGTTGTGGGTTTAGCTGTTCCTGCGACGGTGGGAGGATTTTGGTATTTAACCAACCTCCAAAAAGCACAAGTGCAGCGTGAAATTACGACCTTAGAACAAGAATTTAGTCAGTTGCAAAGTCAACAGCAACAAGTGACTCAAAAACAAGAAGAATTAGCCCAAGCAGAAAGCAATTTAACCGCCCTTGCCAATATTTTTAATAAAGTGAAACCATTATCGGCTATTTTAGAAGATGTGCGCGATCGCGCTCCCGATAATGTTCAAATTAATAATCTCCAACAATCGGAAAGTCAAGGCACAATTGCCTTTAATCTACAAGGCGTGGGAGAGTCTTATGAAGCAGTGAATTACTTTGCTTTAACCTTGCAGCGCTCACCTTTAGTGCAAGCAAAAACAGTGAATTTAGAAACAGCAGCCCAAGGGAATTATAATTTGGAATTAACTGGTGATTTGCCACCGATTGTCGGAGAATTATCACCACAACCGATTGTTAACTATACTCTTTCCTTTCAACTCAATGATCAGTCGGCTTCCGAGTTATTACCTGTTCTTCAAGAACAAGGCGCGATCGGTCTTGTGACTCGAATTAGGACTTTAGAGCAAAAAGGAATTGTGCAATAA
- a CDS encoding P-II family nitrogen regulator — MKKVEAIIRPFKLDEVKIALVNAGVVGMTVSEVRGFGRQKGQTERYRGSEYTVEFLQKLKIEIVIEEDQVDTVVDKIINAARTGEIGDGKIFISPVDQIVRIRTGEKNLEAV; from the coding sequence TTGAAAAAAGTAGAAGCAATTATCCGACCTTTTAAGTTAGACGAGGTAAAAATTGCCTTGGTTAATGCGGGTGTTGTAGGAATGACGGTTTCTGAAGTCCGTGGTTTCGGTCGCCAAAAAGGTCAAACTGAGCGCTATCGCGGTTCGGAATACACTGTTGAATTCCTACAGAAGCTCAAAATCGAAATTGTGATTGAAGAAGATCAAGTGGATACCGTGGTTGATAAAATCATCAATGCTGCTCGCACGGGCGAAATTGGAGACGGAAAAATCTTTATTTCGCCTGTGGATCAAATTGTTCGGATTCGGACAGGTGAGAAAAATCTAGAAGCGGTTTAA